One window of Botrimarina mediterranea genomic DNA carries:
- a CDS encoding sigma-54-dependent transcriptional regulator: MPTPTTRAAAGPPIRVLVVDNDEGHAEAMAESLGKIGYACDTALSGKAAVERMEKGGYEIVVTDLVMPGGAGGLEVLAEARQRLPEAEVILVTGHGTIESAVEAMRRGAFNYLLKPLDLGQLRAVVDNAARSQHLRRANAELRKRLDEKFGFEGVIGESEAMRSVIERLSRIAPTDATVLIQGDTGCGKELVAQAIHQNSPRKTRPFVALNCGALSENILESELFGHIKGAFTDASHDRVGKFEYADGGTLFLDEVGDMPPATQIKLLRVLESGEITRVGSNEAKKVDVRILSATNRDLEAAIAAGTFREDLYHRLKVVTVRLPRLAERREDIPLLIEHFLKLHSKRHFKKVKSVAPAARRRLLAYEWPGNVRELKNAIESMVVVDLDGVLDLDDLPEQFTGGYGGDDTAAAPITTGGSLAELVGKSMADIEGLFIAETLKVTAGNREEAATMLGIGERTLYRKIKEYGLN; this comes from the coding sequence ATGCCCACCCCCACCACCCGCGCCGCCGCTGGACCGCCGATCCGGGTCTTGGTGGTCGATAACGACGAGGGCCACGCCGAGGCGATGGCGGAGTCGCTCGGCAAGATCGGCTACGCCTGCGACACGGCCCTGTCGGGGAAGGCCGCCGTCGAGCGGATGGAGAAAGGGGGCTACGAGATCGTCGTTACGGACCTCGTGATGCCCGGCGGCGCCGGTGGCCTGGAGGTCCTCGCCGAGGCTCGGCAGCGGCTCCCCGAGGCGGAGGTGATCCTCGTCACTGGCCACGGCACGATCGAGTCGGCCGTCGAGGCGATGCGTCGCGGGGCGTTCAACTACCTGCTGAAGCCGCTCGACCTCGGGCAGCTCCGCGCGGTGGTCGACAACGCCGCCCGCAGCCAGCACCTGCGCCGCGCGAACGCCGAGCTGCGGAAGCGGCTCGATGAGAAGTTCGGCTTCGAGGGGGTGATCGGCGAGTCCGAGGCGATGCGCAGCGTCATCGAACGGCTCAGCCGGATCGCGCCGACCGACGCCACCGTGCTGATCCAAGGGGACACGGGCTGCGGCAAGGAGCTGGTGGCCCAGGCGATCCACCAGAACAGCCCGCGGAAGACACGGCCCTTCGTCGCCCTCAACTGCGGCGCGCTTTCGGAGAACATCCTCGAGAGCGAGCTGTTCGGCCACATCAAAGGCGCGTTCACCGACGCGTCGCACGACCGGGTCGGCAAGTTCGAGTACGCCGACGGCGGCACGCTGTTCCTCGACGAGGTCGGCGACATGCCCCCCGCGACACAGATCAAGCTGCTGCGGGTGCTGGAGAGCGGCGAGATCACCCGCGTTGGGTCCAATGAGGCAAAGAAGGTCGACGTGCGGATCCTGTCGGCCACCAACCGCGACCTCGAAGCGGCGATTGCCGCCGGGACGTTCCGCGAGGACCTCTACCACCGCCTCAAGGTAGTGACGGTGCGGCTGCCGCGGCTGGCGGAGCGACGCGAGGACATCCCGCTACTGATCGAGCACTTCCTCAAGCTGCACAGCAAGCGGCACTTCAAGAAGGTGAAGAGCGTCGCTCCGGCCGCGCGGCGGCGGTTGCTCGCTTACGAGTGGCCCGGCAACGTGCGCGAGCTGAAGAACGCGATCGAGAGCATGGTCGTCGTGGACCTCGACGGCGTGCTGGACCTGGACGACTTGCCGGAACAGTTCACCGGCGGCTACGGCGGCGACGACACAGCGGCGGCGCCGATCACGACAGGCGGCTCGCTCGCCGAACTCGTGGGCAAGAGCATGGCCGACATCGAAGGCCTGTTCATCGCCGAGACGCTCAAGGTCACCGCCGGCAACCGCGAAGAAGCCGCCACGATGCTCGGCATCGGCGAGCGGACGCTGTATCGGAAGATTAAAGAGTACGGACTGAACTAA
- the mutL gene encoding DNA mismatch repair endonuclease MutL yields the protein MPTIRPLPQLVVNQIAAGEVVERPASVVKELLENAVDSGATRIDVAIEEGGAGLVRIVDNGCGIGADELHLAVTNHATSKIASAEELFRVGTLGFRGEALASIASVSRLVIRSRQEGCDGAELVMSGSATADISPAGCPVGTTVEVRDLFFNTPVRRKFLRTAQTEAGHVSEAFARVALAHPSRHFTLSHNGRLLHDLPPCPAPPEEGEDRAWRDRIAALFGEDLSAALIAVESRDERTEGLVRLSGFVADPKETRTHTRMQYLLVNGRAIRDRSLQHALGEAYRGLILTGRKPICFLRLEMPPALVDVNVHPQKLEVRFADSGPLYSQLLGTLRSRFLSSDLRVGASNHIGNDEDDAVGDATSGLVDWAKNELGERQRRFDDSAPMSYARHTSGGSVPAFRPFPSGGESLSMHRFMGPRAASSPTAAEGESVPMRAAVGDDAAHAYSESDDNAAPVRALQLHNRYLIVETDAGMEVIDQHALHERVLYEQLRTRVLAGPLETQKLLVPEPVDLSPAEAAAVLDARELLLSVGLDVRAFGGDTVLVHSFPAMLRRLTPGETLRDLAAQLASEAGKAPDARDVLDELLHTMSCKAAVKYGDPLSDEEIAALLAARPATENHHHCPHGRPTSLVFTREELDRRFQRI from the coding sequence ATGCCCACGATCCGCCCCTTACCCCAGCTCGTCGTCAACCAGATCGCCGCGGGCGAGGTGGTGGAGCGGCCGGCGAGTGTGGTGAAGGAGCTGCTGGAGAACGCCGTCGATTCGGGGGCGACGCGGATCGATGTCGCCATCGAAGAAGGTGGCGCGGGGCTGGTGCGGATCGTTGATAATGGTTGCGGCATCGGCGCGGACGAGCTACATCTGGCCGTCACCAACCACGCCACCAGCAAGATCGCCTCGGCGGAGGAGCTGTTCCGCGTCGGCACGCTGGGGTTCCGCGGCGAGGCGCTGGCGTCGATCGCCTCGGTAAGCCGGCTGGTGATCCGTAGTCGGCAGGAAGGGTGCGACGGGGCGGAGCTGGTGATGTCGGGCTCGGCGACGGCCGACATTTCGCCCGCCGGGTGCCCCGTGGGGACGACCGTCGAGGTCCGCGACCTGTTCTTCAACACGCCGGTGCGCCGCAAGTTCTTGCGCACCGCCCAGACCGAGGCGGGGCACGTCAGCGAGGCGTTCGCGCGGGTGGCCCTGGCGCACCCGTCGCGGCACTTCACGCTGAGCCACAACGGCCGCCTGTTGCACGACCTCCCCCCCTGCCCCGCTCCGCCGGAGGAAGGCGAAGACCGGGCGTGGCGGGACCGCATCGCCGCGCTCTTCGGTGAAGACTTGTCGGCGGCGCTGATCGCCGTTGAGAGCCGTGACGAGCGGACCGAGGGGCTGGTGCGGCTGTCGGGGTTTGTCGCCGACCCGAAGGAGACCCGCACGCACACGCGGATGCAGTACCTGCTGGTGAACGGCCGGGCGATCCGCGACCGCTCGCTGCAGCACGCACTCGGCGAGGCGTACCGCGGGCTGATCCTTACGGGCCGCAAGCCGATCTGCTTCTTGCGTCTCGAAATGCCGCCGGCGCTGGTGGACGTGAACGTGCATCCGCAGAAGCTCGAGGTGCGGTTCGCCGACTCGGGGCCGCTCTATAGCCAACTGCTCGGGACGCTGCGGTCGCGGTTCTTGTCGTCGGACTTGCGTGTGGGGGCGAGCAACCACATCGGCAACGACGAGGACGACGCCGTCGGCGATGCGACAAGCGGGCTGGTGGATTGGGCGAAGAACGAACTCGGCGAACGGCAACGGCGTTTCGATGACTCGGCGCCGATGTCGTACGCGCGGCACACATCGGGCGGCAGCGTCCCCGCCTTTCGGCCGTTCCCCTCGGGGGGCGAGTCGCTGTCGATGCACCGCTTCATGGGCCCGAGAGCCGCGTCGTCCCCGACCGCGGCGGAGGGGGAGTCGGTCCCGATGCGCGCCGCGGTCGGGGACGACGCGGCTCACGCATACTCGGAAAGCGACGACAATGCTGCTCCGGTCCGTGCGTTGCAGCTCCATAACCGCTATCTGATCGTCGAGACCGACGCGGGGATGGAGGTGATCGACCAGCACGCGCTGCACGAGCGGGTGCTGTACGAGCAACTCCGCACGCGCGTGCTTGCGGGGCCCTTAGAAACGCAGAAGCTGCTGGTGCCCGAGCCGGTGGACCTGTCGCCAGCCGAGGCGGCGGCGGTACTCGACGCGCGCGAGCTGCTGTTGTCGGTCGGCCTCGATGTGCGCGCCTTTGGCGGCGACACGGTGCTGGTGCACTCGTTCCCGGCCATGCTGCGGCGGCTGACGCCGGGTGAGACGCTGCGGGACCTAGCCGCCCAGCTCGCTTCGGAGGCCGGCAAGGCGCCCGACGCCCGCGACGTGCTCGACGAGCTGCTGCACACCATGAGCTGCAAAGCGGCGGTCAAGTACGGCGACCCCTTGAGCGACGAAGAAATCGCCGCCCTGCTCGCCGCCCGCCCCGCGACGGAGAACCACCACCACTGCCCCCACGGCCGGCCCACGTCGCTGGTTTTCACGCGGGAAGAGCTGGACCGGCGTTTTCAGAGGATTTGA
- the aroE gene encoding shikimate dehydrogenase: MICVSIGRSRHKHMLAEHKHLAEQGAKLVELRLDYISSRVNLGRLLTDRPTPVIVTYRREEDGGKYAGSEEQRMKAIREAIVLGADYVDIEEDIADKIPRYGKTKRIVSYHNFRHTPDDLEELHARMAAMDADVVKIATMAQRPRDNVRMLELVKNATVPTVGMCMGDIGTPSRILGARFGAPFTYATFHHERTLAPGQLSFQQMSEVYNYEKIGPETAVYGVVADPVAHSLSPHIHNAAFRAHEVNAVYVPFRVPPDSLGEFMEDAPRLGLRGLSVTIPHKEAIAAHLTKVDPAAKGIAAVNTVVIRDDQVVGYNTDYKGAMDALEHGLRGPNEEAIAGAASPLTGKRVMVLGAGGVSRAVLYGLQKRGAQVTISSRTKARAETLAKEFGARAIEWAARHNPDVDVLVNGTPIGMHPNVDESPYGKAHLRPSMVVFDTVYNPESTLLVKEARDHGCRVVTGVEMFIRQASLQYLLFTGDDPPFDVMRETLKRIIGPVKY, encoded by the coding sequence ATGATCTGCGTCTCGATCGGCCGCAGCCGGCACAAGCACATGCTGGCGGAGCACAAGCACCTCGCCGAGCAGGGTGCGAAGCTGGTCGAGCTGCGCTTGGACTACATCAGCTCGCGCGTGAACCTCGGCCGTCTGCTGACCGACCGGCCGACGCCGGTGATCGTCACCTACCGGCGTGAAGAGGACGGCGGCAAGTACGCGGGCTCCGAGGAGCAGCGGATGAAGGCGATCCGCGAGGCGATCGTCCTCGGCGCGGATTACGTCGATATCGAAGAGGACATCGCCGACAAGATCCCGCGGTACGGCAAGACCAAGCGGATCGTCAGCTACCACAACTTCCGCCACACGCCGGACGACCTCGAAGAGCTTCATGCGCGGATGGCGGCGATGGACGCCGACGTGGTGAAGATCGCCACCATGGCCCAGCGCCCGCGAGACAACGTGCGGATGCTCGAGCTGGTGAAGAACGCGACGGTGCCGACCGTCGGCATGTGCATGGGGGACATCGGCACGCCGTCGCGGATCCTCGGCGCGCGATTCGGGGCGCCCTTCACGTACGCGACGTTCCACCACGAACGCACCCTCGCGCCGGGGCAGCTGTCGTTCCAGCAGATGAGCGAGGTCTACAATTACGAGAAGATCGGCCCCGAGACGGCCGTCTACGGCGTCGTGGCCGACCCGGTAGCGCACAGCCTCAGCCCGCACATCCACAACGCGGCGTTCCGCGCGCACGAAGTGAACGCGGTGTACGTGCCGTTCCGGGTGCCGCCGGACTCGTTGGGCGAGTTCATGGAAGACGCGCCGCGGCTGGGGCTGCGGGGGCTGTCGGTGACGATCCCGCACAAGGAAGCGATCGCCGCCCACCTGACGAAGGTCGATCCGGCCGCCAAGGGGATCGCCGCGGTCAACACCGTCGTGATCCGTGACGATCAGGTCGTCGGCTACAACACCGACTACAAGGGGGCGATGGACGCGCTGGAGCACGGCTTGCGCGGCCCGAACGAAGAAGCGATCGCCGGCGCGGCCAGCCCGCTGACTGGCAAGCGGGTGATGGTGCTCGGCGCCGGGGGCGTGTCGCGGGCCGTTCTTTACGGCTTGCAGAAGCGCGGCGCGCAGGTGACGATTTCGAGCCGCACCAAGGCGCGGGCCGAGACACTCGCCAAGGAGTTCGGCGCGCGGGCGATCGAGTGGGCCGCCCGACACAACCCCGACGTCGACGTGCTGGTCAACGGCACGCCGATCGGCATGCACCCCAACGTCGATGAGTCCCCCTACGGCAAGGCCCACCTGCGCCCGTCGATGGTGGTGTTCGACACCGTGTACAACCCCGAATCGACGCTGCTGGTGAAAGAAGCCCGCGACCACGGCTGCCGCGTGGTGACGGGCGTCGAGATGTTCATCCGCCAAGCGTCGCTGCAGTACCTGTTGTTCACGGGGGATGATCCGCCGTTCGATGTGATGCGCGAGACGCTGAAGCGGATCATCGGACCGGTGAAGTACTAG
- a CDS encoding shikimate kinase, whose amino-acid sequence MHRLFLIGYRGSGKSTVARLLAERLGWASIDSDDEVEREAGKSIAAMFAEDGEPAFRDLEERVVASLCNRDKTVIALGGGAVLREASRRRMTAAGQVVYLTAPAATLAARIAGDATTASRRPSLTGLAGLEEVERVLAVREPIYRECATVAIDVDGRAPEAIADEIVGHFQVK is encoded by the coding sequence ATGCACCGCCTCTTCCTCATCGGCTATCGCGGCAGCGGCAAGAGCACTGTCGCGAGGCTCTTAGCGGAACGGCTTGGCTGGGCGTCCATCGATTCCGACGACGAGGTCGAACGCGAGGCGGGGAAGTCGATCGCCGCGATGTTTGCCGAGGACGGCGAGCCGGCGTTCCGCGACCTCGAAGAGCGGGTCGTCGCGTCGCTCTGCAACCGCGACAAGACGGTGATCGCCCTCGGCGGCGGCGCCGTGCTGCGTGAGGCTTCGCGACGGCGGATGACAGCTGCGGGGCAGGTCGTCTACCTCACCGCGCCGGCGGCGACGCTCGCGGCCCGGATCGCCGGCGACGCGACCACCGCCAGCCGCCGACCTAGCTTGACCGGTCTTGCGGGCCTCGAAGAAGTCGAGCGCGTGTTGGCCGTCCGCGAGCCGATCTACCGAGAGTGTGCTACGGTTGCGATCGACGTCGATGGCCGGGCGCCCGAGGCGATCGCCGACGAGATCGTGGGCCACTTCCAAGTGAAGTGA
- a CDS encoding prepilin peptidase encodes MNLALAVVFVVAAAAASLANAATYEWAWNRRRFSPWQPTPEGVAPRGWLDRLPIVGWLRLRRDSGLLGRGFWVRPMVVELLFASALAWLCWWEVGAQGLVAKQVGSLAIEAPTAWLWATFAFHAVLAWLMLVASLIDLDEKTIPDEITVPGTLIGLLLATLLPIGLLPNVEDRPQRPVMGVALEEPGGGQLVGSFGLSWRVPTWLEPTHLAAPNDWPRSLEGGPNNHRSLLLGLGCFVVWCFALTPRFWRTRKGVGFGFAVMLRRVGRELLRRPLREILLLGVLWITATWFTGGDAWRGLLTALVGMVVTGGMVWAVRIVGSLALQREAMGFGDVTLMMMIGAFVGWQAGLLVFFLAPFAAVLIAVAQLILKRDDEIPYGPYLCLATGGVVCLWAVVWPRSEALFGMGTVLPVVLIVCLVMLGVLLAIWRQFKIRVLGMSEDWGDE; translated from the coding sequence ATGAACCTAGCTCTAGCCGTCGTCTTTGTTGTTGCGGCGGCAGCGGCTTCGCTCGCTAACGCGGCGACCTACGAATGGGCGTGGAACCGCCGCCGCTTCTCGCCGTGGCAACCGACTCCCGAGGGCGTCGCGCCGCGTGGCTGGCTTGATCGGTTGCCGATCGTCGGTTGGCTGCGGCTGCGACGTGACTCCGGTCTGCTCGGTCGCGGCTTCTGGGTGCGGCCGATGGTGGTCGAGCTGTTGTTCGCCTCGGCGCTGGCGTGGCTCTGTTGGTGGGAGGTCGGCGCGCAGGGTCTCGTCGCGAAGCAAGTTGGTTCGTTAGCGATTGAGGCGCCGACAGCTTGGTTATGGGCGACATTTGCTTTTCACGCTGTGCTGGCGTGGTTGATGCTGGTTGCGTCGCTTATCGATCTCGACGAGAAGACAATCCCCGACGAAATCACTGTGCCGGGCACGCTGATCGGACTGTTGCTCGCGACGTTGCTACCGATCGGGCTCTTGCCAAACGTCGAGGACCGCCCTCAGCGGCCTGTTATGGGTGTCGCACTCGAGGAGCCCGGCGGCGGACAGCTCGTCGGCTCCTTCGGATTGAGTTGGCGCGTACCGACTTGGCTCGAACCCACGCACCTTGCGGCGCCGAACGATTGGCCGCGATCGCTGGAAGGTGGACCGAACAATCACCGTTCGCTGCTATTGGGACTCGGCTGCTTCGTCGTCTGGTGCTTCGCGTTGACGCCCCGGTTCTGGCGCACGCGTAAGGGCGTCGGCTTCGGTTTTGCGGTGATGCTGCGGCGTGTTGGCCGAGAGCTTCTGCGGCGGCCGCTGCGCGAGATTCTATTGCTCGGCGTGCTGTGGATCACGGCGACGTGGTTTACCGGCGGCGACGCGTGGCGCGGACTGCTGACGGCGCTGGTGGGGATGGTCGTCACCGGCGGCATGGTTTGGGCCGTGCGGATCGTCGGCTCGCTCGCGCTTCAACGCGAGGCGATGGGTTTCGGCGACGTGACGCTGATGATGATGATCGGCGCGTTCGTCGGCTGGCAGGCGGGGCTGTTGGTGTTCTTCTTGGCGCCGTTCGCCGCCGTGCTGATCGCGGTGGCGCAGCTGATCCTCAAGCGCGACGACGAGATCCCCTACGGCCCCTACCTCTGCCTGGCGACCGGGGGCGTCGTCTGCCTGTGGGCCGTTGTCTGGCCGCGGAGCGAGGCCCTCTTCGGCATGGGGACGGTCCTGCCGGTGGTGCTGATTGTGTGCCTAGTGATGCTCGGCGTCCTGCTGGCGATCTGGCGGCAATTCAAGATTAGGGTGCTCGGTATGAGCGAAGATTGGGGCGACGAGTAG
- a CDS encoding OmpA/MotB family protein — MARYSVPCLCLCLLFATGCGRVVFRPNGTAPGQPQPVTLTYDQQQQIAQREQDLQRRADQLDRDNQELESLLAQSRQQVQLLGDQVTATQDQLRATAERLASTQSDNTQLQNRTQELLASTQAQTKTIGFAPNSSLLQPIQLRGLTGVDIRQDGDVIRVALPADQVFYTNTAQLQPTGERLVTNVATQLMEAYPGHMIGVEGHTDGAPSASAQFPTAQHLSVAQATAAYDALRRTGVPAAQLFTVGQGANHPLVSNATEAGRQKNRRLELVVYPETVRRR, encoded by the coding sequence ATGGCTCGATACTCGGTTCCCTGCCTGTGCCTCTGCCTGTTGTTCGCAACGGGATGCGGTCGGGTTGTGTTCCGGCCCAACGGCACAGCGCCCGGTCAGCCCCAACCGGTGACGCTCACCTACGACCAGCAGCAGCAGATCGCGCAGCGTGAGCAAGACCTGCAACGCCGCGCCGATCAGCTCGACCGCGACAACCAAGAGCTCGAGTCGCTCTTGGCCCAGTCGCGTCAACAGGTGCAATTGCTCGGCGACCAAGTGACCGCCACGCAGGACCAGCTTCGCGCCACGGCCGAGCGGCTCGCCTCGACGCAGAGCGACAACACCCAGCTACAAAACCGCACGCAAGAGCTGCTCGCTTCGACTCAGGCACAGACGAAGACGATCGGCTTCGCGCCGAACAGCTCGCTGCTGCAACCGATCCAGCTCCGCGGCCTGACAGGCGTCGATATCCGCCAGGATGGCGACGTGATCCGCGTCGCGCTCCCCGCGGACCAAGTCTTCTACACCAACACGGCCCAACTACAGCCGACCGGCGAGCGACTTGTGACGAACGTCGCCACGCAGCTAATGGAGGCCTACCCGGGCCACATGATCGGCGTCGAGGGCCACACGGACGGGGCGCCCAGCGCCTCGGCCCAGTTCCCCACGGCCCAGCACCTGTCGGTCGCCCAAGCGACAGCGGCTTACGACGCCCTGCGGCGCACAGGGGTGCCGGCCGCCCAGCTCTTCACCGTTGGCCAAGGCGCCAACCACCCGCTGGTCTCCAACGCCACCGAAGCGGGCCGGCAGAAGAACCGCCGGCTTGAGTTGGTGGTGTATCCCGAGACGGTCCGTCGCCGCTAG